A single Triticum dicoccoides isolate Atlit2015 ecotype Zavitan chromosome 2A, WEW_v2.0, whole genome shotgun sequence DNA region contains:
- the LOC119353617 gene encoding uncharacterized protein LOC119353617: protein MAADRRHPAVNDVYLTLVGASNTLADVQRRLDLEFRASYPDHANPAKLVGRVKRVQEEVAALKDLCRDLLAQKQELIDMMRTSLAAQRSATQRLLASSGLPLMTDDEEAACASLKQVIDEWTDQLKPMAGGPDGENEDTNQILFSAIL from the exons ATGGCTGCTGATCGGCGCCACCCGGCTGTGAACGACGTGTACCTGACGCTCGTCGGCGCCAGCAACACCCTCGCCGACGTCCAGCGCCGCCTTGACCTCGAGTTCCGTGCCTCCTACCCTGACCAC GCAAACCCGGCGAAACTGGTAGGGCGAGTGAAGCGGGTGCAAGAGGAGGTGGCTGCGCTCAAGGATCTCTGCCGCGACCTCCTCGCCCAGAAGCAG GAGCTGATCGACATGATGCGCACGAGCCTGGCTGCGCAGCGGAGCGCCACGCAACGGCTTCTCGCCTCCTCCGGGCTGCCCCTCATGACCGACGACGAGGAGGCCGCCTGCGCCAGCCTCAAGCAG GTGATCGACGAGTGGACTGATCAGCTGAAGCCAATGGCAG GGGGTCCGGATGGGGAGAATGAAGACACCAACCAGATCCTCTTCTCCGCAATCCTTTAG